A window of Corallococcus macrosporus DSM 14697 contains these coding sequences:
- a CDS encoding HAMP domain-containing sensor histidine kinase, whose product MRRGRPGGPWGPKRGWGDAHDCGPWGHRHPPHGYWHMGRLGGFVRARLHRRLFMWFGLSILATGAVVATVMSLVGGGTWKQEGDRVRTFVGHQFEEVWDEPARRNALVESIARDLQVGVELRDTSGAVLARTKEPCRRPEFNLPVVREGVPLGTVRACYASFRPKSPLRMALPLVLSCMVLWLAAGKLARRLARPMDELVRATRELGSGRLDSRADIAPHVTGEFAVLADAFNDMAGRIEKQVADQRELLAAVSHELRTPLARLRVLTELLRDRGGNPKTLDQVDREVVELDALVGELLASSRLDFGQLTPRVLDGQTLASQALERAGLASTLLDVQAEHAGLVGDATLLGRALANLLENARKHGAGADALRLQERGEHLAFCVEDRGPGLQPGEDVRIFRPFYRKDHGTEAREAGSLGLGLALVQRIAHAHGGEVFAENRPGGGARVGFTVRKSGPPDSESRPAA is encoded by the coding sequence GTGAGGCGCGGCCGTCCCGGCGGGCCCTGGGGCCCCAAGCGCGGCTGGGGCGACGCGCACGACTGCGGCCCCTGGGGACACCGGCACCCGCCGCACGGCTACTGGCACATGGGGCGCCTGGGCGGCTTCGTGCGCGCCCGGCTGCACCGCCGCCTGTTCATGTGGTTCGGCCTGTCCATCCTCGCCACCGGCGCCGTGGTGGCCACGGTGATGAGCCTGGTGGGCGGGGGCACGTGGAAACAGGAAGGCGACCGGGTGCGCACCTTCGTGGGCCACCAGTTCGAGGAGGTCTGGGACGAGCCCGCCCGGCGAAACGCGCTGGTGGAGTCCATTGCCAGGGATTTGCAGGTGGGCGTGGAGCTGCGGGACACCTCCGGCGCGGTGCTGGCGCGGACGAAGGAACCCTGCCGCCGGCCCGAGTTCAACCTGCCCGTGGTTCGAGAGGGCGTCCCCCTGGGGACGGTGCGCGCCTGCTACGCCAGCTTCCGCCCCAAGAGCCCGCTGCGGATGGCGCTGCCGCTGGTGCTGTCGTGCATGGTGCTGTGGCTGGCCGCGGGGAAGCTCGCGCGCAGGCTCGCCCGGCCCATGGATGAGCTGGTGCGGGCCACGCGGGAGCTGGGCTCGGGCCGGCTGGACTCGCGCGCGGACATCGCGCCCCATGTCACCGGGGAGTTCGCGGTGCTGGCGGACGCCTTCAACGACATGGCCGGGCGCATCGAGAAGCAGGTGGCGGACCAGCGCGAGCTGCTCGCCGCCGTGTCCCACGAGCTGCGCACCCCGCTGGCCCGGCTGCGCGTGTTGACGGAGCTGCTCCGCGACCGCGGCGGCAACCCGAAGACGCTGGACCAGGTGGACCGCGAGGTGGTGGAGCTGGATGCGCTGGTGGGCGAGCTGCTGGCCAGCTCCCGGCTGGACTTCGGGCAGCTCACGCCGCGCGTCCTCGATGGCCAGACGCTGGCCAGCCAGGCCCTGGAGCGCGCGGGGCTGGCGAGCACCCTGCTGGACGTCCAGGCGGAACACGCCGGCCTCGTAGGGGACGCGACGCTGCTGGGCCGCGCCCTGGCCAACCTCCTGGAGAACGCGCGCAAGCACGGCGCCGGCGCCGACGCCCTGCGCCTCCAGGAGCGGGGCGAGCACCTGGCCTTCTGCGTGGAGGACCGGGGCCCCGGGCTCCAGCCCGGCGAGGACGTGCGCATCTTCCGGCCCTTCTACCGGAAGGACCACGGCACCGAGGCCCGTGAAGCCGGCTCCCTGGGACTGGGGCTGGCGCTGGTCCAGCGCATCGCGCACGCCCATGGCGGGGAGGTCTTCGCGGAGAACCGGCCCGGCGGAGGCGCCCGGGTGGGCTTCACCGTGCGGAAGAGCGGCCCGCCGGACTCGGAGAGCCGCCCCGCCGCGTGA
- a CDS encoding carboxypeptidase regulatory-like domain-containing protein has translation MTLRTLGLTLLGTAGLLTLSACKKEEPAAPAATPPAEKKVHAASPIQAPEGAAAAPVAPAGKGVVKGTVKFTGTPPAAEDIPASNDPACEGMATKDASVLVHDGNLRNVLVRVKGQVPGAPAAPGTPVVVDQSKCTYVPRVQGARVGQQVAFKNSDGTLHNVRGIVGTRPAFNVAQPPSGAPVERPLPADADVLKLKCDVHPWMSAFVVPTENPYFVTTGEDGTFALEGLPAGTYTVEAWHETLGTKTAEVTVKDDAPAEAAFTFSAEDASARK, from the coding sequence ATGACGCTGCGCACGCTCGGCCTGACGCTGCTGGGAACCGCGGGGCTGCTGACCCTCTCCGCCTGCAAGAAGGAGGAGCCGGCTGCTCCCGCCGCGACGCCGCCCGCGGAGAAGAAGGTCCACGCCGCCTCGCCCATCCAGGCCCCCGAAGGCGCCGCCGCCGCGCCCGTGGCTCCGGCGGGCAAGGGCGTGGTGAAGGGCACCGTGAAGTTCACCGGCACGCCGCCCGCGGCCGAGGACATCCCCGCCAGCAATGACCCCGCCTGCGAGGGCATGGCGACGAAGGACGCGTCGGTGTTGGTGCATGACGGCAACCTGCGGAACGTGCTGGTGCGCGTGAAGGGCCAGGTGCCCGGGGCGCCCGCGGCGCCGGGCACCCCGGTGGTGGTGGACCAGTCGAAGTGCACCTACGTCCCGCGCGTGCAGGGCGCTCGGGTCGGCCAGCAGGTGGCGTTCAAGAACAGCGACGGCACGCTGCACAACGTGCGCGGCATCGTGGGCACCAGGCCCGCGTTCAACGTCGCCCAGCCGCCGTCCGGCGCGCCCGTGGAGCGGCCGCTGCCCGCGGACGCGGACGTGCTGAAGCTCAAGTGCGACGTGCACCCGTGGATGTCGGCGTTCGTCGTTCCCACGGAGAACCCGTACTTCGTGACGACGGGCGAGGACGGCACCTTCGCGCTCGAGGGCCTCCCGGCGGGCACGTACACGGTGGAGGCCTGGCACGAGACGCTCGGCACGAAGACGGCCGAAGTCACGGTGAAGGACGACGCGCCGGCGGAAGCCGCGTTCACCTTCTCCGCCGAGGACGCCTCCGCGCGGAAGTGA
- a CDS encoding ABC transporter permease produces the protein MSAELSAAPEPMNAGAPAVSSPPGALALQWATVRVLMMRDIVRFFRQPSRVVGALAQPVLFWFVIGSGFAGSFRVEGARGLGYQQFFFPGVVTMVLLFSAIFATITVIEDRKEGFLQAVLAGPGSRLAVVLGKALGSSAIALLQASLFLLLAPLAGVSAATLNVPLLLAVMVLSALALTGMGMSLAWWVRSSAGYHAVMSIVLLPMWVLSGAMFPLKGADTWLAWVMRLNPMRYSVEGVRRALYGAEASVALGASSSSAGLEVPVLVAFAAVFVGLAAFSVSRRE, from the coding sequence ATGAGCGCCGAGCTGTCCGCCGCCCCTGAACCGATGAACGCCGGGGCTCCGGCGGTGTCGTCTCCGCCTGGCGCGCTCGCCCTCCAGTGGGCGACGGTGCGGGTGCTGATGATGCGCGACATCGTCCGCTTCTTCCGCCAGCCCTCCCGGGTGGTGGGGGCGCTGGCGCAGCCCGTGCTCTTCTGGTTCGTCATCGGCTCCGGCTTCGCGGGCTCCTTCCGCGTGGAGGGCGCGCGGGGCCTGGGCTACCAGCAGTTCTTCTTCCCGGGCGTCGTCACCATGGTGCTGCTGTTCAGCGCCATCTTCGCGACGATTACCGTCATCGAGGACCGCAAGGAGGGCTTCCTCCAGGCGGTGCTCGCCGGGCCGGGCTCTCGGCTGGCGGTGGTGCTGGGCAAGGCGCTGGGCTCGTCCGCCATCGCGTTGCTCCAGGCGTCGCTGTTCCTGCTGCTGGCGCCGCTGGCGGGCGTGAGCGCGGCCACGCTGAACGTGCCGCTGCTGCTGGCCGTCATGGTGCTGTCGGCGCTGGCGCTGACGGGCATGGGCATGTCGTTGGCGTGGTGGGTGCGCTCCAGCGCGGGCTACCACGCGGTGATGAGCATCGTGCTGCTCCCCATGTGGGTGCTGTCCGGCGCCATGTTCCCGCTCAAGGGCGCGGACACCTGGCTGGCCTGGGTGATGCGCCTCAACCCGATGCGCTACTCCGTGGAGGGCGTGCGGCGGGCGCTGTACGGCGCGGAGGCGTCGGTGGCGCTGGGCGCGTCCTCGTCCTCTGCGGGGTTGGAAGTCCCCGTGCTGGTGGCGTTCGCCGCGGTGTTCGTGGGCTTGGCCGCCTTCAGCGTCAGCCGCCGCGAGTAG
- a CDS encoding ABC transporter ATP-binding protein yields MPEVLVSTATSQPLLQLEGLTRRFKGRTAVDGLSLSVRPGEILGLLGPNGAGKSTTFQVLAGLLSPDAGLVRFEGRELSLSDPSLRRQMGIIFQRGSLDDLLTARENLMLGARLYGLGGERARERVEAMLALIGLADRGDERVGTWSGGMRRRLELARALVHQPRVLLMDEPTQGLDEGAFRTFWAHLKRLRDSEGLTVLLTTHRADEADVCDRLAVLDAGRLVACDTPQALASRMGGDILSVDASEPEALAAELRERLGLDAKVVEGRVQVEAPQGHALVPRLVEAFPAGRLNSVALRRPTLADVFLQLTGRALGADVPTAEPAPRRRR; encoded by the coding sequence ATGCCCGAAGTCCTGGTTTCCACCGCCACCTCCCAACCGCTCCTCCAGCTCGAGGGGCTCACGCGCCGCTTCAAGGGGCGCACGGCCGTGGACGGCCTGTCCCTGTCGGTGCGGCCGGGGGAAATCCTGGGCCTGCTGGGCCCCAACGGCGCGGGCAAGTCCACCACGTTCCAGGTGCTGGCCGGCCTGCTCTCCCCCGACGCCGGCCTGGTGCGCTTCGAGGGGCGGGAGCTGTCGCTGAGCGACCCGTCGCTGCGCCGGCAGATGGGCATCATCTTCCAGCGCGGCAGCCTGGATGACCTGCTCACCGCGCGGGAGAACCTGATGCTCGGCGCCCGGCTGTATGGCCTGGGCGGCGAGCGGGCCCGCGAGCGCGTGGAGGCGATGCTGGCGCTCATCGGCCTGGCCGACCGGGGTGACGAGCGGGTGGGCACGTGGTCCGGTGGCATGCGCCGCCGCCTGGAGCTGGCGCGGGCGCTGGTGCATCAGCCGCGCGTGCTGCTCATGGACGAGCCCACGCAGGGCCTGGACGAGGGGGCCTTCCGCACCTTCTGGGCGCACCTGAAGCGGCTGCGCGACAGCGAGGGTCTCACGGTGCTGCTCACCACGCACCGCGCGGACGAGGCCGACGTCTGTGACCGGCTGGCGGTGCTGGACGCGGGCAGGCTGGTGGCGTGTGACACGCCGCAGGCGCTGGCTTCGCGCATGGGCGGAGACATCCTCTCCGTGGACGCGTCCGAGCCGGAGGCGCTGGCGGCCGAGCTGCGCGAGCGGCTGGGGCTGGACGCGAAGGTGGTGGAGGGCCGGGTGCAGGTGGAGGCCCCGCAGGGGCACGCGCTGGTGCCCCGGCTGGTGGAGGCCTTCCCGGCCGGCCGGCTGAACTCCGTGGCCTTGCGCCGGCCCACGCTGGCGGACGTGTTCCTCCAATTGACGGGGCGCGCGCTGGGCGCGGACGTGCCCACCGCTGAGCCCGCGCCGAGGAGACGCCGATGA
- the cyoE gene encoding heme o synthase, with the protein MNARAESLPTVASDLISLTKPRLSSLVLVTAAGGMWLAPGHMGAVNALVTLLATAGTVGAANALNCYWERHSDQFMDRTRNRPLPSGRMEPAVALWFGISLAAVSLPALALGANVLTAALGLLALLSYVLAYTPLKARTSAAMIVGAVPGALPPLMGWTAVTNQLDAGGFSLFAIMFLWQMPHFIAIALFRKEEYWAAGLTSVPLEWGDESSRAQVVLYLVALMPMSLLPFQLHIAGGWYLAAAVVLGLSFLGLGAWGFFRRLGNTWARQTFFFSLIYLTGLFAALALDRVPRE; encoded by the coding sequence GTGAACGCGCGTGCCGAGTCCCTGCCGACAGTCGCGTCCGACCTGATCTCCCTCACCAAGCCGCGCCTGTCGTCCCTGGTGCTCGTCACCGCGGCGGGGGGCATGTGGCTGGCGCCCGGCCACATGGGCGCCGTCAACGCGCTGGTGACGCTGCTGGCCACGGCTGGAACCGTGGGCGCGGCCAACGCCCTCAACTGCTACTGGGAGCGGCACAGCGACCAGTTCATGGACCGCACCCGCAACCGGCCGCTGCCCTCCGGGCGCATGGAGCCGGCGGTGGCGCTGTGGTTCGGCATCTCCCTGGCGGCGGTGTCCCTCCCGGCGCTGGCCCTGGGCGCCAACGTGCTCACCGCCGCGCTGGGGCTGCTGGCGCTGCTGAGCTACGTGCTGGCCTACACGCCGCTGAAGGCGCGCACGTCCGCGGCCATGATTGTGGGCGCGGTGCCCGGCGCGCTGCCCCCGCTCATGGGCTGGACGGCCGTCACCAACCAACTGGACGCGGGGGGCTTCTCCCTCTTCGCCATCATGTTCCTCTGGCAGATGCCGCACTTCATCGCCATCGCGCTCTTCCGCAAGGAGGAGTACTGGGCGGCGGGCCTCACGTCGGTGCCGCTGGAGTGGGGGGACGAGTCCAGCCGTGCGCAGGTGGTGCTCTACCTGGTGGCGCTGATGCCGATGTCGCTGTTGCCCTTCCAGCTCCACATCGCCGGCGGGTGGTACCTGGCCGCGGCGGTGGTCCTGGGCCTGAGCTTCCTCGGCCTGGGAGCGTGGGGCTTCTTCCGGCGGCTGGGAAACACCTGGGCCCGCCAGACGTTCTTCTTCTCACTCATCTACCTCACCGGCTTGTTCGCCGCGCTGGCGCTGGATCGCGTTCCTCGCGAATAG
- a CDS encoding tetratricopeptide repeat protein, whose product MSISPSKTLSPAELAKLEHAFASDPSSAAYKPLAEAYLSMGRFMEAMVVCKKGVKAHPNAADPRLLLARVYAEQGKDKKALEEALGALQVQPDDKVALRMAGALQLKTGEAEPGKANLLKAYTADPGDPDTVTLLQQHKIEPPRPAAPAPAAAPAAPAPAAPGPSATQQSAASLSSGAATAATEAPAPKPAAAKPAPAARAEAPRPAPQPRRPQVVVEEVDEDEDDEPVSRRRASSGGNGSKMVTLGLLVAIPLFAIGYGWYSANARQKSRELKKSLDAASELLKHDSFDSYKKAVEAADQALEVDSDSAVAHGYLAYAWAIRWGEHGGGDDARRRAEEHLAAGKQSGDLSSHLIAAEALVQTYSGKGKEALGQLEEKVKALDAQGRSSSLLYLTLGLIQMNAGDLDRGRDSLDRAQGLAPDDPRTYAGLGAVYRRLGQDSAAWRNYDSALRYEKDHPESLLGRSLLMLEQDSPNFGLAHTMLKKLLESDPPPSPRQLAAAHLARSLLISRVTTAMADLKPDVQQKLAEATAVPQDKDKARAEMIKSEETGFSLDKQNPELHLIKGRRLLAEGNFDAAVEEIRKAIRMDASRAQFYVELAKALMNKQGGEKEAADALQTALKTMGDSPKLVVMLGNAYRRQGKLDDALAQYQRAVKDPKAKNPEARLAMGAIYRERSKWDLAQEQLEKASQEFLGQSDRAAMALTELGRVFQGKGDAAKADETYQRALNADEAYSPAYYFYATLLARDAKQGAKARMLAQEYLKRDPSGEHASAARSLAGG is encoded by the coding sequence ATGTCTATCTCCCCTTCGAAGACGTTGAGCCCGGCCGAGCTCGCGAAGCTTGAACACGCGTTTGCCTCCGACCCTTCGTCGGCGGCCTACAAGCCCCTCGCTGAGGCCTACCTGAGCATGGGCCGTTTCATGGAGGCGATGGTCGTCTGCAAGAAGGGCGTGAAGGCGCACCCGAATGCGGCGGACCCTCGCCTCCTGCTCGCCCGCGTCTATGCGGAGCAGGGCAAGGACAAGAAGGCGCTGGAAGAGGCGCTCGGGGCCCTGCAGGTGCAGCCCGACGACAAGGTCGCGCTGCGCATGGCCGGCGCGCTCCAACTGAAGACCGGGGAGGCGGAGCCTGGAAAGGCGAACCTCCTCAAGGCCTACACCGCGGACCCGGGTGACCCGGACACGGTGACGCTGCTCCAGCAGCACAAGATCGAGCCGCCGCGGCCCGCCGCGCCCGCTCCGGCCGCCGCGCCCGCGGCTCCGGCGCCCGCCGCGCCGGGTCCGTCCGCCACCCAGCAGTCCGCCGCCTCGCTCTCCAGCGGCGCGGCCACGGCGGCCACGGAAGCCCCCGCGCCGAAGCCCGCCGCCGCGAAGCCCGCGCCCGCCGCGCGCGCGGAGGCCCCGCGCCCCGCGCCCCAGCCTCGCCGGCCCCAGGTCGTCGTGGAGGAGGTGGACGAGGACGAGGACGACGAGCCGGTGTCCCGCCGCCGCGCCTCGTCCGGCGGCAATGGCAGCAAGATGGTGACGCTGGGCCTGCTGGTGGCCATCCCGCTGTTCGCCATCGGCTACGGCTGGTACTCGGCCAACGCCCGCCAGAAGTCCCGCGAGCTGAAGAAGAGCCTGGACGCGGCCAGCGAGCTGCTCAAGCACGACTCCTTCGACAGCTACAAGAAGGCCGTCGAGGCGGCGGACCAGGCGCTGGAGGTGGACTCCGACTCCGCCGTGGCGCATGGCTACCTCGCCTATGCCTGGGCCATCCGCTGGGGTGAGCACGGCGGCGGTGACGACGCGCGCCGCCGGGCCGAGGAGCACCTGGCCGCGGGCAAGCAGAGCGGCGACCTCAGCTCGCACCTCATCGCGGCCGAGGCGCTCGTCCAGACCTACAGCGGCAAGGGCAAGGAGGCCCTGGGGCAGCTCGAGGAGAAGGTGAAGGCGCTGGACGCCCAGGGCCGCTCCAGCTCGCTGCTGTACCTCACGCTGGGCCTCATCCAGATGAACGCGGGCGACCTGGATCGCGGCCGCGACAGCCTGGACCGCGCGCAGGGCCTGGCGCCGGATGACCCGCGCACCTACGCGGGGCTGGGCGCGGTGTACCGCCGCCTGGGCCAGGACTCCGCCGCCTGGCGCAACTACGACTCCGCCCTCCGGTACGAGAAGGACCACCCGGAGTCGCTGCTAGGCCGCTCCCTGCTGATGCTGGAGCAGGACTCACCCAACTTCGGGCTGGCCCACACCATGCTGAAGAAGCTGCTGGAGTCCGACCCGCCGCCGTCTCCGCGGCAGCTCGCCGCGGCGCACCTGGCGCGCTCGCTGCTCATCAGCCGCGTGACGACGGCCATGGCGGACCTGAAGCCGGACGTGCAGCAGAAGCTGGCCGAGGCCACCGCCGTCCCGCAGGACAAGGACAAGGCCCGCGCGGAGATGATCAAGAGCGAGGAGACCGGCTTCTCGCTCGACAAGCAGAACCCGGAGCTGCACCTCATCAAGGGCCGCCGCCTCCTGGCGGAAGGCAACTTCGACGCCGCGGTCGAGGAGATTCGCAAGGCCATCCGCATGGACGCCTCGCGCGCCCAGTTCTACGTCGAGCTGGCCAAGGCCCTCATGAACAAGCAGGGCGGCGAGAAGGAAGCCGCGGACGCGCTCCAGACGGCCCTCAAGACGATGGGCGACAGCCCGAAGCTGGTGGTGATGCTGGGCAACGCGTACCGCCGTCAGGGCAAGCTGGATGACGCCCTGGCCCAGTACCAGCGCGCGGTGAAGGACCCGAAGGCGAAGAACCCGGAGGCCCGGCTGGCCATGGGCGCCATCTACCGCGAGCGCTCCAAGTGGGACCTGGCGCAGGAGCAGTTGGAGAAGGCGAGCCAGGAGTTCCTGGGCCAGTCGGACCGCGCCGCCATGGCGCTCACCGAGCTGGGGCGCGTGTTCCAGGGCAAGGGTGACGCGGCGAAGGCGGACGAGACCTACCAGCGCGCCCTCAACGCGGACGAGGCGTACTCGCCGGCCTACTACTTCTACGCCACGCTGCTGGCGCGGGACGCGAAGCAGGGCGCCAAGGCGCGGATGCTGGCCCAGGAGTACCTGAAGCGCGACCCGAGCGGCGAGCACGCGTCCGCGGCCCGTTCGCTGGCGGGCGGCTGA
- a CDS encoding DUF2760 domain-containing protein has translation MTDQPASLSFFARFWLAWLCFWRCLVSREFAQAVLPTSKAYDAGQLAQLPSGGPAPTPPPRQEEVRPAPRPVELPPEREHASALSLLGMLQREGRFVDFLQENVSAFSDAEVGAAARIVHEGCRKVAQTYLTLERVLPQNEGDAVPVPVGFDAQRIRLTGNVAGQPPYNGVLRHHGWMTTAVKLPTVSPAIDPRVLAPAEVELS, from the coding sequence ATGACCGACCAGCCCGCCTCTTTGTCGTTCTTCGCCCGCTTCTGGCTCGCCTGGCTGTGCTTCTGGCGCTGCCTCGTGTCCCGCGAGTTCGCGCAGGCCGTGCTGCCCACGAGCAAGGCCTACGACGCCGGCCAGCTCGCCCAGCTCCCTTCGGGCGGCCCCGCCCCCACCCCGCCCCCCAGGCAGGAGGAGGTCCGGCCCGCGCCTCGGCCGGTCGAGCTGCCGCCGGAGCGCGAGCACGCCAGCGCCCTGTCCCTGCTGGGCATGCTCCAGCGCGAGGGCCGCTTCGTGGACTTCCTCCAGGAGAACGTCTCCGCCTTCTCCGACGCGGAGGTGGGCGCCGCGGCGCGCATCGTCCATGAGGGCTGCCGCAAGGTGGCCCAGACGTACCTGACGCTGGAGCGGGTGCTGCCCCAGAACGAAGGGGACGCGGTGCCGGTCCCCGTCGGGTTCGACGCCCAGCGCATCCGCCTCACCGGCAACGTGGCGGGGCAGCCCCCCTACAACGGAGTCCTGCGTCACCACGGCTGGATGACGACGGCGGTGAAGCTGCCCACCGTCAGCCCGGCCATCGACCCGCGCGTGCTTGCTCCCGCGGAGGTCGAGCTTTCCTGA
- a CDS encoding Hsp70 family protein gives MARYSIGIDLGTTHSAVSYFNLEEGKARGGAQSMLPIPQVTAPGTVEARPLLPSFLYLPSAQEFPAGSLALPWKPEASTLLGEFARTHGAKVPTRLVSSAKSWLSHPGVDRRAALLPWQAPEEVQRVSPLDASARYLRHLKEAWDYTFARERDEAGNALEDQDVIVTVPASFDAAARELTLEAAKAAGIPNITLLEEPQAALYAWLEAMGENFRKQVRPGEVILVVDVGGGTSDFSVITVRDNEGDLELLRVAVGDHILLGGDNMDLALAHTLNQRLAAEGKKLDAWQFNALTHGCRQAKEALYADPSVERTPISIPGRGSSLIGGTLRTELTREELDRVLTDGFFPVTTVAELPRTARRTGLAQMALPYAQDPGVSRHLAAFLTRQAQALATSPDAPVDVSGKAFLHPTAVLFNGGVFKAGPLKARVMEVLNGWLAADGGAPATELEGADLDLSVARGAAYYGWVRQGHGLRIRGGTARAYYVGVETAMPAVPGMEPPVKALCVAPFGMEEGTQADVPPQEFGLVTGEPTSFRFFSSSLRRDDRVGVMLEDVDSELASGGLEELAPIETTMPGQPSAFSDLTPVNLQAAVTEVGTLELRCLEKDGAGRWKLELNVRMKE, from the coding sequence ATGGCCCGCTATTCCATTGGCATCGACCTGGGTACCACGCACTCCGCGGTGTCCTACTTCAACCTGGAGGAGGGCAAGGCTCGCGGCGGCGCGCAGTCCATGCTGCCCATCCCCCAGGTGACGGCGCCCGGCACCGTCGAGGCCCGCCCGCTGCTCCCCTCCTTCCTCTATCTGCCCTCCGCGCAGGAGTTCCCCGCGGGCAGCCTGGCGCTGCCGTGGAAGCCGGAGGCCAGCACCCTGCTGGGTGAGTTCGCCCGCACGCACGGCGCCAAGGTGCCCACCCGGCTGGTGTCCTCCGCCAAGAGCTGGCTGTCCCACCCCGGCGTGGACCGGCGCGCGGCGCTGCTGCCGTGGCAGGCCCCGGAGGAGGTGCAGCGGGTGTCGCCGCTGGACGCGTCCGCGCGCTACCTCCGCCATCTCAAGGAGGCGTGGGACTACACCTTCGCCCGCGAGCGCGACGAGGCCGGCAACGCGCTGGAGGACCAGGATGTCATCGTCACCGTCCCCGCCTCCTTCGACGCGGCGGCGCGCGAACTGACGCTGGAGGCCGCCAAGGCGGCGGGCATCCCCAACATCACCCTGCTGGAGGAGCCCCAGGCCGCGCTCTACGCGTGGCTGGAGGCCATGGGGGAGAACTTCCGCAAGCAGGTGAGGCCCGGCGAGGTCATCCTCGTGGTGGACGTGGGCGGCGGCACCTCCGACTTCTCCGTCATCACCGTGCGCGACAACGAAGGCGACCTGGAGCTGCTCCGCGTGGCCGTGGGCGACCACATCCTGCTGGGCGGCGACAACATGGACCTGGCGCTGGCGCACACGCTGAACCAGCGGCTGGCGGCCGAGGGCAAGAAGCTGGACGCCTGGCAGTTCAACGCCCTCACCCATGGCTGCCGCCAGGCGAAGGAGGCGCTCTACGCCGACCCGTCCGTGGAGCGCACGCCCATCTCCATCCCGGGCCGGGGCTCGTCGCTCATCGGCGGGACGCTGCGCACGGAGCTGACGCGCGAGGAGCTGGACCGCGTCCTCACCGACGGCTTCTTCCCGGTGACGACCGTGGCCGAGCTGCCGCGCACCGCGCGCCGCACGGGCCTGGCGCAGATGGCGCTGCCCTACGCGCAGGACCCGGGCGTGTCCCGGCACCTGGCGGCCTTCCTCACCCGGCAGGCGCAGGCGCTGGCGACCAGCCCGGACGCGCCGGTGGACGTGAGCGGCAAGGCCTTCCTCCACCCCACGGCGGTGCTCTTCAACGGCGGCGTCTTCAAGGCCGGCCCGCTGAAGGCGCGCGTCATGGAGGTGCTCAACGGCTGGCTCGCCGCGGACGGCGGCGCGCCCGCGACGGAGCTGGAGGGCGCGGACCTGGACCTCTCGGTGGCGCGCGGCGCCGCCTACTACGGTTGGGTGCGCCAGGGCCACGGCCTGCGCATCCGCGGCGGCACGGCCCGCGCCTACTACGTGGGCGTGGAGACGGCGATGCCCGCGGTGCCCGGCATGGAGCCGCCCGTGAAGGCGCTCTGCGTGGCCCCCTTCGGCATGGAGGAAGGCACGCAGGCGGACGTCCCGCCCCAGGAGTTCGGGCTCGTCACCGGTGAGCCCACCAGCTTCCGCTTCTTCTCGTCGTCCCTGCGGCGCGACGACAGGGTGGGCGTCATGCTGGAGGACGTGGACTCCGAGCTGGCCAGCGGCGGGCTGGAGGAGCTGGCCCCCATCGAGACGACGATGCCCGGACAGCCCTCCGCCTTCAGTGACTTGACGCCCGTCAACCTCCAGGCGGCGGTGACGGAGGTGGGCACGCTGGAGCTCCGGTGCCTGGAGAAGGATGGCGCCGGACGCTGGAAGCTGGAGCTCAACGTCCGCATGAAGGAGTAG